The DNA sequence GAACGCGGGCTGCAGCACTGGGCCGATCCGCACGGGCAGCACCCCGGGGAGATCAACCACCACGACGGCGGGCGCGGCGTCTACTTCCAGGACCCGGCCGGGCACTACCTCGAGATCATCACCCGGCCCTACGGGTCGGGTGGCTGATGACGCTGCGGGTCGTCCAGTGCGGCACCGGCGCCGTGGGATTCGGGAACTAGCCGCCGCCACCGGAGCCGGCGGATTCGCCGCTCTCCGCGTCCGCCGAATCCCGCGATGCCGGCTCGAGCGCCACACTCCACGATCTCCGGTGCGGGGTGCGCGCCTGCTGCTGATTACCCGACGGCCGCAGCGCGACCACCTTGCCGACCGCGCGGCGCAGCCCGGGCGGACCTTCGACGCGCAGGAACCCGCCGAACCGCCCGGCGCGGTAGCGCAACGGTGACCCCAGCAGCTCGCCCATCACGACGCCCGCCCCGATCGCCAGCGCGGTGGCCGCGGCGGCAAGCGCCTGTGCCAGCCCGGCGGAGATGTCTCCGTCGACGGCGAAGTAGAACACCGCGCGGAACACGGCGAGGCCCGGCAGCATCGGGGTGATGCCTGCGGTCGCGGTGACCAGGGCCGGCGCCTGCCTGCGGATCGAGATGACGGTGGCGAGCAGCCCGACGCCGACCGCGGCGGCGCCGGTGGCGGCCACCGCGCCGAATCCGGCCAGGCCCAACCCGATCAACACCAGTTCGGCCAGCCCCGCCACGACACCGGCGGTGAGCACCGACCGCAGCCGCGCGTAGCTGGCGATCGTCAGACAGGCCCCGGCCAGCGCGGCGCCCGTCACGGCCAGCAGGATCGGCACCGGCCGGTTGGGCATCACGAACGACTCGGTGGCGTCGACGTGCAGCTCGATGTGGATGCCGGCCAGCGCGGCGACCTGCAGCCCGGCCAGGATGCCGACGACGATGCCCGCGGTCAGGAACAGCACGTCGCCGAGCCGCGCCACCGCCGTCACCATGTAGCCGGTCAGCGCATCCTGCACCGAGCCCACGAACGTCAGACCCGCCAACAGCATCACGATCCCGGTCGCCACGAGCGCGGTCGGTTCCTGCCCGGCGAACAGGTACGCCCCGACCGCGATCATCGTCGCGATGAACGCGCCCGCGGCCTGCTGGAAGAAGAAGGGAGTGCCGACCCGGTTGAGCACCCGGCCGACGCGGTCGATGAGCGCTGACGACACGGCCGCCAGAATCCAGGTCAACCAATTCCCGCCGAGCAGCATTGCGATGCCCAGGGCGAATCCGGCCCACCCGACCGTCGCCACCCAGCGCGGGTACGGGTGCGGCCGCTCGGTCAGCTCGTCCATCGTCTCGTGGGCTTCGTCGACCGACACCCCACCGGAGGTGATCCGGCGCACCAGCTGGTCGAGTTCGGCGAGCCGGGAGTAGTCGGTCGAGCGGGCATGCACCGCCCGCACGATGGTCACCGGCGGGCTGTCGGCCGTCGGGAGCGCGGAGACGAAGATGGTGGTCACGAAGACGTCGACGACGCAGTCGGTGAGCTGGTAGGCCTGGGCGACGTCCTGGGCGGTCGCGACGACGTCGGCGGTGCCCGACCCCGAGGACAGCATCACCTCCGCGAGCCGGACGGTCAGGTCGAGCACCTTGCGGGTGTGCCGGTCGCTCATCCGGCCCGACACCCGCCTGCGCTGTCCGGCACCCGAGGCAGGGTCGCGGCGCCCGCGCAGCGCGAGGTTCAAGGCACGCCGGCGCCGGGCCGAGCCGTCTGATCGTTCGGCGGTCAACTCGACTCCACGCGGGCGCGGTGCCCCCGCTTGTGCTCCTGCTCCAGATAGTCACCGGCCATGGACGTCACATGCGCGGGCAGCGCACCGGAGGCCACGTCGGCCAGACTGGTCTGTTCGAGGACCGAGCGCATACTCGCCCGCAACGCCCGCCACACATCGGTCAGCGCCGCGGTCGGACCGGAGTACGGCAGATCCCCGAGACCGATGTCACGGACGCTGGCCAGCGGGCCGTCGATGCATCGGAGCACGTCGGCGATGCTGATGTCGGCGGCCGGACGGGCCAGTTCGTATCCGCCGTCGCGGCCACGCTGGCTGCGCACCAGCCGGTCGGTCCGCAGATCGGACAGGATGTCGACGAGAAACTGGGCCGGGATGCCCTGGGCCTTCGCCAGGTCATCGGTCTTGACCAGCACACCGTCGTCGGCAGTGGCCAGTTGCACCATGGCCCGGACGGCGTACTCCGCCTTGGCCGACATCCGCATGCTTCAAAGGCTAGTCGGGGATGTCCTGGGAGCTGGGAACCACCACCGCGAAGAGGTCGGCCATCCCCGCCAGGCTGGCCGCCTGCATCGCCGACGCGGGCACCGTGTCGTCGCTGCCGAGGCCGGGCAGCGCGCGCGTCGCGGTCGCCGACGCGACGACCGTCGGCGCGTAGCCGAGGTTGAACGCGCCGCGCGCGGTGGAGTTCACGCACATGTGCGTCATGAAGCCCGCCAGCACGAGGTTGGAGGCGCCGACGGCCTTGAGCCGCTCGTCGAGTTCGGTGTTCACGAACGAGTTCGGGAACTGCTTGACCACGACGGGCTCACCCTCACGTGGTGCGACGACGGGCACGATGGCGCCGCTCTCCCCGTCGATGTCGTAGAGCGAGTCCGGCCCGTCCGAATGCTGGATGTGGATGACCGGGATACCTGCGGTCCGCGCCCGGTCGAGCAGCGCCGCGGCCTCCTCCAGCGCGGCGTCGACGCCTTCGAGCTCCATCACACCGCGGGTGTAGGTGTTCTGGCAGTCGATGAGGACCAGGGTCGAGTCGGAGAGGTTGACCGGCTGCTGGGGCAGGTCGGCCAGCACGCGCAGGGTTGGATTCGCCACGCCATCGAGCGTACTCAGCCGGTGACGGCCAGCACCGCCTCGGCCAGCTCGGGCCGACACACCACCAGGTCGGGCAGCTTGGGGTCCTCGCGGTTGTAGAGCAGTGGCGAACCGTCGATCCGTGAGGTGTGCAGCCCCGCGGCGCGCGCGACCGCGACCGGTGCGGCCGAATCCCATTCGTATTGGCCGCCGGCGTGCACGTACACGTCGGCCAGACCCTGCATGAGGGATGCGACTTTCGCACCCGCAGAACCCATCTCGACCAGGGTGCCGCCGAGTGCGTCACGGACCGCCAGCGCGATGGCCGGGGGCCTGGTGCGCGACACCACGATGCGGGGCGGTCCGTCGTGCGGCGCCGCAGCGGCGACCTCGGGGGTGGCGAGCGTCGTGTTCTGGGCCGGCAGCGCGACGGCCCCGGCCACCAGCTCACCGGATTCGCCGTTGCGCTCCCACAGCGCCACATGCACCGCCCAGTCCTCGCGGTCGAGTTCGGAGAACTCCCGGGTGCCGTCGAGGGGGTCGACGATCCACACTCGCCGCGACCGCAGCCGCACCGGGTCGTCGGCGCCTTCCTCGGACAGCACCGCGTCGCCGGGCCGCTGTTCGGCGAGCTCGGCCATCAGGAAGTCGTGGGACCGCTTGTCGCCTGCGGCTTTTCGTTCCTCGACGGTCGCGTCGGCGAACTCCGCCCGCACGTCGAGCAGCAGGTCACCGGCGCGGGTGGCCAGCCGCGCGGCCAGTTCGTGGTCGTTCACCGGCCGGCGTCCAGCATGTCGATCACCTGCTGGGCCAGTTCGTCGACGTCGCGGTCGGGAGTCAGCCGCAGGTCCGGGTTCTTCGGCCGCTGGTACGGGCTGTCGATCCCGGTGAAGTGGGTGATCTCCCCGGCGCGCGCCTTGGCGTAGAGGCCCTTGGGATCCCGCCGTTCGCAGTCGGCCAGCGGGGTGTCGCAGAACACCTCGAAGAAGTCGTAGCCCTGGTCGACGTGGACCGCCCTGGCCAGTTCGCGGTGTTCGGTGAGCGGGCTGATCGCCGGAACCAGCACGGTCAGACCGGAGTCGGCCATCAGCGTCGCGATGTGAGCGAGCCGCCGCAAGTTCTCCGCCCGGTCGGCCATCGAGAAGCCGAGGTCGGCGTTGAGCCCGTGCCGCAGGTTGTCGCCGTCGAGAACGTAAGCAGGGCAACCCCGTTCGAGCAGCTTCTGCTCGACGCGCATCGCCACCGACGACTTCCCGGAGCCGGACAGGCCGGTGAACCACACGGTGCGGCCCCTCGACAGCCGGTCCTTGGCGCTCACCAGGGACTGGTGCCGCACGGTGTTCGGGGTCGCGGTGCGGTTCGCGACGGGCGTGGTGTCGCGGACCATGCCCGCGGCGACCGTGCCGTTGGTGTCCGGATCGATGAGGATGAACGAACCCGTCGCGGCGTTGCGGGAATACTCGTCGAGCAGCAACGGCTGCTGGGTGCGCAGCGTGACCCGGCCCAGTTCGTTGAGCTTGAGCGCGGTCGCCGACTTGTCGCGGTGCAGTGTGTTGACGTCGAGCCGGTAGTCCAGTGCCGTCACGCGGGCGCGGGTGACCCGGGTGGTGTGCTTGACCAGATACTCGCGGCCGGGCTCGAGCGCGGAACCGTCGGCCATCCAACAGACCGTGGCGTCGAACTCGTTCGACACGTGCGGCTGGTTGTTGACGCGGGCGATCACGTCGCCGCGGGAGATGTCGATGTCGTCGGCGAGACTCACCGAGACCGCCATCGGCGGGAACGCCTCGACCACCGGGCCGGTCGGCGAGTCGATCGCGGCGATGGTGCTGCTCTTGCCGCTGGGCAGCACGACGATCTCGTCGCCGACGCGCATCACACCGCTGGCGACGGTGCCGGCGTAGCTGCGGTGGTCGGCGTGGTCGAGCGTCTGCGGGCGGATCACGTACTGCACCGGGAAGCGGACGTCGGTCAGGTTGCGGTCGCCGGCGATGTAGACCTCTTCGAGGTG is a window from the Mycolicibacterium litorale genome containing:
- a CDS encoding threonine/serine ThrE exporter family protein, with translation MTAERSDGSARRRRALNLALRGRRDPASGAGQRRRVSGRMSDRHTRKVLDLTVRLAEVMLSSGSGTADVVATAQDVAQAYQLTDCVVDVFVTTIFVSALPTADSPPVTIVRAVHARSTDYSRLAELDQLVRRITSGGVSVDEAHETMDELTERPHPYPRWVATVGWAGFALGIAMLLGGNWLTWILAAVSSALIDRVGRVLNRVGTPFFFQQAAGAFIATMIAVGAYLFAGQEPTALVATGIVMLLAGLTFVGSVQDALTGYMVTAVARLGDVLFLTAGIVVGILAGLQVAALAGIHIELHVDATESFVMPNRPVPILLAVTGAALAGACLTIASYARLRSVLTAGVVAGLAELVLIGLGLAGFGAVAATGAAAVGVGLLATVISIRRQAPALVTATAGITPMLPGLAVFRAVFYFAVDGDISAGLAQALAAAATALAIGAGVVMGELLGSPLRYRAGRFGGFLRVEGPPGLRRAVGKVVALRPSGNQQQARTPHRRSWSVALEPASRDSADAESGESAGSGGGG
- a CDS encoding Rrf2 family transcriptional regulator, producing the protein MRMSAKAEYAVRAMVQLATADDGVLVKTDDLAKAQGIPAQFLVDILSDLRTDRLVRSQRGRDGGYELARPAADISIADVLRCIDGPLASVRDIGLGDLPYSGPTAALTDVWRALRASMRSVLEQTSLADVASGALPAHVTSMAGDYLEQEHKRGHRARVESS
- a CDS encoding cysteine hydrolase family protein — protein: MANPTLRVLADLPQQPVNLSDSTLVLIDCQNTYTRGVMELEGVDAALEEAAALLDRARTAGIPVIHIQHSDGPDSLYDIDGESGAIVPVVAPREGEPVVVKQFPNSFVNTELDERLKAVGASNLVLAGFMTHMCVNSTARGAFNLGYAPTVVASATATRALPGLGSDDTVPASAMQAASLAGMADLFAVVVPSSQDIPD
- a CDS encoding 3'(2'),5'-bisphosphate nucleotidase CysQ, with the translated sequence MNDHELAARLATRAGDLLLDVRAEFADATVEERKAAGDKRSHDFLMAELAEQRPGDAVLSEEGADDPVRLRSRRVWIVDPLDGTREFSELDREDWAVHVALWERNGESGELVAGAVALPAQNTTLATPEVAAAAPHDGPPRIVVSRTRPPAIALAVRDALGGTLVEMGSAGAKVASLMQGLADVYVHAGGQYEWDSAAPVAVARAAGLHTSRIDGSPLLYNREDPKLPDLVVCRPELAEAVLAVTG
- the cysN gene encoding sulfate adenylyltransferase subunit CysN, which gives rise to MTETTLLRIATAGSVDDGKSTLIGRLLYDSKAVMEDQLAAVERTSKERGNDYTDLALVTDGLRSEREQGITIDVAYRYFATAKRKFIIADTPGHIQYTRNMVTGTSTAQLAIVLVDARHGLLEQSRRHAFLASLLGVQHIVLAVNKMDLIDWNQEKFNDIRDEFHAFAARLDIHDVTTIPMSALLGDNVVTKSDKAPWYDGPALLSHLEEVYIAGDRNLTDVRFPVQYVIRPQTLDHADHRSYAGTVASGVMRVGDEIVVLPSGKSSTIAAIDSPTGPVVEAFPPMAVSVSLADDIDISRGDVIARVNNQPHVSNEFDATVCWMADGSALEPGREYLVKHTTRVTRARVTALDYRLDVNTLHRDKSATALKLNELGRVTLRTQQPLLLDEYSRNAATGSFILIDPDTNGTVAAGMVRDTTPVANRTATPNTVRHQSLVSAKDRLSRGRTVWFTGLSGSGKSSVAMRVEQKLLERGCPAYVLDGDNLRHGLNADLGFSMADRAENLRRLAHIATLMADSGLTVLVPAISPLTEHRELARAVHVDQGYDFFEVFCDTPLADCERRDPKGLYAKARAGEITHFTGIDSPYQRPKNPDLRLTPDRDVDELAQQVIDMLDAGR